One window of Deltaproteobacteria bacterium GWA2_45_12 genomic DNA carries:
- a CDS encoding hydroxyacylglutathione hydrolase — translation MKIIQIPALQDNYTYLLICEKTGEVAAIDSPDAQVTKDALRAYFTTPLQVMGAQQAAPLRAIWNTHHHWDHTGGNEGLVDHPPPNPLPFPRTGIPLRGTREGGLFPLPLGERVRERGPIPVFGGAYDRDRIYGLNHPLKEGDEVRLGGLKFKIIDIPGHTLGHIAYYGHGVVFCGDTLFVGGCGRLFEGTAEQMVSSLNKLKNLPDETKVYCMHEYTQKNLEFALILEPGNKALQEKYRDVVEKRKRGESTVPSTIGEEKSYNPFLRCGSVEEFAKIRALKDKF, via the coding sequence ATGAAAATTATCCAAATTCCTGCCTTGCAAGACAATTACACCTATCTTCTTATCTGCGAAAAGACGGGTGAGGTTGCCGCGATTGATTCGCCGGATGCGCAGGTGACTAAGGATGCACTGCGGGCGTATTTCACTACGCCCTTACAGGTAATGGGGGCGCAGCAAGCAGCGCCCCTACGGGCCATCTGGAACACGCACCATCATTGGGATCATACGGGAGGGAATGAGGGGTTGGTGGACCACCCGCCCCCTAACCCCCTCCCCTTTCCGCGTACCGGAATCCCGCTACGCGGGACAAGGGAGGGGGGATTATTCCCTCTCCCCTTGGGGGAGAGGGTTAGGGAGAGGGGCCCAATCCCCGTGTTTGGCGGCGCCTATGATCGGGATCGCATTTATGGGTTGAACCACCCTCTCAAGGAAGGGGATGAAGTTCGGTTGGGCGGGCTTAAATTCAAAATCATCGACATTCCCGGACACACCCTGGGTCACATTGCTTACTATGGTCACGGAGTTGTGTTTTGCGGCGATACTCTTTTTGTGGGCGGGTGTGGGCGATTGTTTGAGGGGACGGCGGAACAAATGGTATCTTCTTTGAATAAATTAAAAAATCTCCCCGACGAGACAAAAGTTTATTGCATGCACGAATACACACAGAAGAATTTGGAGTTTGCACTCATCTTGGAGCCGGGCAACAAGGCGCTCCAGGAAAAATACCGGGACGTTGTTGAAAAAAGAAAACGCGGCGAATCGACGGTACCTTCAACGATCGGCGAGGAGAAATCATACAATCCATTCTTAAGATGTGGTTCGGTGGAAGAGTTTGCAAAGATTCGGGCGTTGAAGGATAAGTTTTAA
- a CDS encoding serine--tRNA ligase, whose product MLDIKWIVENKGALETALKNRNSSIDLEPILQAHHTKKKLQAEFEQLRSEQNNQSKEIGKLKKEGKDAASLITEMDKVAARIREIGPQINEVESRLIEHLMGLPNIPNLKVPVGPDASANKEVHTWGTKPSFSFKPKEHWELGETLGVLDFERGAKIAGARFTLYRGAAAKLERALINFMLDVHTKEHGYEEVLPPFLVNAESLRGTGQLPKFEADLFKTTTNHYLAPTAEVPVTNIFRDEILDEAKLPIKMCAYTPCFRSEAGSYGKDVKGLIRQHQFNKVELVQFAHPEKSYEVLEQLTGHAEKILQKLNLPYRVVLLCTGDMGFGSAQTYDIEVWVPGQNTYREISSCTNFEDFQARRAQIRFKETASKKNRLVHTLNGSGLAVGRTLVAIFENYQQADGSIAI is encoded by the coding sequence ATGCTCGATATCAAATGGATTGTTGAAAACAAAGGAGCCTTGGAAACGGCCCTCAAAAACCGGAACAGCTCCATCGATCTGGAACCCATTTTACAGGCCCATCATACCAAAAAAAAACTGCAGGCCGAATTTGAACAACTTCGTTCCGAGCAAAACAATCAATCAAAAGAAATCGGAAAACTAAAAAAAGAGGGGAAAGATGCTGCAAGTCTTATTACTGAAATGGACAAGGTGGCCGCTCGCATTCGTGAAATTGGTCCGCAAATAAATGAAGTGGAATCCCGGCTTATTGAGCATCTCATGGGCCTTCCCAATATTCCCAACCTTAAGGTGCCCGTGGGCCCCGATGCTTCTGCCAACAAGGAAGTACACACCTGGGGAACCAAACCCTCCTTTTCCTTCAAACCCAAAGAACATTGGGAACTGGGTGAAACCCTGGGGGTGCTTGATTTTGAACGCGGTGCCAAAATTGCCGGAGCCCGTTTCACTTTGTACCGCGGGGCGGCGGCCAAACTCGAACGCGCCCTCATCAACTTCATGCTCGATGTCCACACCAAAGAACACGGCTACGAAGAAGTGCTTCCTCCCTTTTTAGTCAATGCCGAAAGTTTGCGTGGCACAGGCCAGCTTCCCAAATTTGAAGCCGATCTTTTTAAAACAACCACCAATCATTACCTGGCCCCCACAGCTGAAGTTCCTGTCACCAATATTTTTCGCGATGAAATCTTGGACGAGGCCAAACTACCCATCAAAATGTGTGCCTATACTCCATGTTTTCGTAGCGAAGCGGGGTCTTACGGCAAGGATGTCAAAGGGCTTATTCGTCAGCATCAGTTCAATAAAGTGGAACTTGTCCAGTTTGCTCATCCTGAAAAATCTTACGAAGTATTGGAACAGCTCACCGGGCATGCTGAAAAAATCCTCCAAAAACTAAACCTTCCCTACCGTGTGGTGCTTTTGTGTACGGGGGACATGGGCTTTGGTTCGGCCCAGACTTACGATATTGAAGTGTGGGTGCCCGGGCAAAATACTTACCGCGAAATTTCGTCATGCACCAATTTTGAAGATTTTCAGGCCCGTCGTGCCCAAATTCGTTTTAAAGAAACCGCTTCGAAAAAAAACCGCCTGGTTCATACCTTAAACGGTTCAGGGCTTGCCGTGGGGCGTACCTTGGTGGCCATTTTTGAAAATTATCAGCAGGCCGATGGTTCCATTGCCATTC
- a CDS encoding 3-methyladenine DNA glycosylase, with product MKILGPSFYKQTTLEIAKNLLGTFLVHDSPNGKTVGKIVETEAYLADDPACHASRGETPRNKMMFDPPGHAYIYFIYGMYFCFNVVTAKKGVGEAVLIRALEPVEGIELMHKRRAKKNKGHFSIHELCNGPAKLVIAMGITKDMNGVDLSKGDLKLLRPSVTPDSDPGSPGRSRIQCGMTEIHTTTRIGIVQGAHLPYRFYFKDNPFISKR from the coding sequence ATGAAAATTCTTGGTCCCTCTTTTTACAAACAAACAACCCTGGAAATCGCCAAAAATCTTTTGGGAACCTTTCTTGTCCACGACAGCCCCAACGGGAAAACCGTGGGCAAAATCGTCGAGACCGAAGCCTATCTTGCCGATGACCCAGCCTGTCACGCCTCACGCGGAGAAACACCACGAAACAAAATGATGTTTGACCCACCCGGCCACGCCTATATTTATTTCATTTATGGAATGTATTTCTGTTTCAACGTGGTCACTGCCAAAAAAGGAGTGGGGGAAGCCGTGCTCATCCGCGCCTTGGAACCCGTGGAAGGGATTGAATTGATGCACAAGCGAAGGGCAAAAAAGAACAAGGGACATTTTTCCATCCATGAACTTTGCAACGGCCCCGCAAAATTGGTGATCGCAATGGGAATTACCAAAGACATGAATGGGGTTGATTTGTCGAAAGGAGATTTAAAACTTCTCCGACCTTCTGTCACCCCGGACTCTGATCCGGGGTCTCCCGGGAGATCCCGCATCCAGTGCGGGATGACAGAGATCCACACCACCACCCGTATCGGCATTGTCCAAGGAGCCCACCTGCCCTACCGATTTTATTTTAAAGATAATCCGTTCATTTCAAAAAGATAA
- a CDS encoding AAA family ATPase yields the protein MDPVKNPFSPGAGTPPPALVGRQSIIDQAKVTLARIKSGRSEKSSLLIGLRGVGKTVLLRTIYDEALQLGYQAFFIETPENKKLSQLLVPPLREILFKLDRMEHLNETVKRAMRVFRSFIGTIKFGNDDFNMSMGIDPEKGTADSGDLQADLTTLFIAIAEAAKARHTAVALIIDELQYIPEEEFGALIMAIHAIGQKQLPLVLMGAGLPQLVGLAGKAKSYAERLFNYPNIGALNENEAEEALNVPVKKEGVEFHPLAIKNILKTTQGYPYFLQEWGYETWNFAKASPITLEDIQNATPQIIKKLDENFFRVRFDRVTPNEKNYLRAMAELGAGPYRSGDISNLLGIKVQSGAPVRSALIKKGMIYSQSHGDINFTVPLFAEFMKRMMPTGLQQRTQSNAKTPVT from the coding sequence ATGGACCCTGTCAAAAACCCATTTAGCCCAGGAGCCGGAACACCACCACCAGCATTAGTAGGCCGTCAATCAATTATCGATCAGGCGAAGGTTACCTTGGCACGCATCAAAAGTGGACGTTCAGAAAAAAGTTCTTTGCTCATTGGACTAAGGGGGGTTGGAAAAACAGTTCTTTTAAGGACAATTTATGATGAAGCTTTGCAACTTGGTTATCAGGCTTTTTTTATAGAGACACCTGAAAATAAAAAACTCTCCCAGCTATTAGTACCCCCTTTACGAGAAATTTTATTCAAACTTGATCGAATGGAACATTTAAATGAAACCGTCAAACGTGCCATGCGTGTGTTCCGCAGCTTTATCGGCACCATCAAATTCGGGAATGATGATTTCAACATGAGCATGGGCATCGATCCTGAAAAAGGAACAGCTGATAGTGGGGATCTGCAAGCGGATCTAACCACTTTATTCATCGCTATTGCAGAAGCAGCGAAAGCCAGGCACACGGCAGTGGCTCTCATCATCGATGAGTTACAATATATCCCAGAGGAGGAATTCGGGGCTCTTATTATGGCTATTCATGCTATTGGTCAGAAACAACTTCCTTTGGTGTTGATGGGAGCAGGACTGCCTCAGCTTGTTGGCTTGGCGGGAAAAGCAAAATCTTATGCAGAAAGATTATTCAATTATCCAAATATTGGAGCCTTGAACGAAAATGAAGCCGAGGAAGCCTTGAACGTACCTGTAAAAAAGGAAGGTGTGGAATTTCATCCTTTGGCCATCAAAAATATTTTAAAAACCACTCAGGGGTATCCTTATTTCCTTCAGGAATGGGGCTATGAAACATGGAATTTTGCAAAAGCATCGCCCATCACCCTTGAAGACATTCAAAATGCTACTCCGCAAATCATCAAGAAACTGGATGAGAATTTTTTTAGAGTCCGTTTCGACAGAGTCACGCCAAATGAAAAAAACTATCTTCGAGCCATGGCCGAATTGGGTGCTGGGCCTTATCGATCGGGGGATATTTCAAATTTGTTGGGAATTAAAGTTCAATCAGGAGCACCTGTTCGAAGTGCCCTCATTAAAAAAGGTATGATTTATAGCCAATCACATGGGGACATCAATTTTACGGTGCCTCTTTTCGCTGAATTTATGAAACGTATGATGCCAACAGGACTGCAACAAAGAACTCAATCTAACGCGAAAACGCCTGTGACTTGA
- a CDS encoding SsrA-binding protein: MAVKQTGIKIICENRKARFNYEIMERFEAGLVLLGTEVKSLRAGQANLGDAYATLRGSEVFLLQCHISPYQTRHHADHEPMRPRKLLLHGSEIKKLIGKIQEKGLTLIPLKMYFKEGRAKVELGLCKSKKTIDKRETIKRRESDRQIRREMKKR; this comes from the coding sequence ATGGCCGTCAAGCAAACAGGCATCAAGATTATTTGTGAAAATCGCAAGGCGCGTTTTAATTATGAAATCATGGAACGCTTTGAGGCAGGCCTTGTTCTTTTGGGGACCGAAGTCAAATCGCTTCGGGCCGGGCAGGCTAATTTGGGCGACGCTTATGCCACCCTGCGAGGAAGTGAAGTTTTTCTTTTGCAGTGCCACATTTCCCCTTATCAAACCCGGCACCATGCCGACCACGAACCCATGAGGCCTCGTAAACTTTTACTCCATGGTTCTGAAATCAAAAAACTGATTGGTAAAATACAAGAAAAGGGACTCACTCTTATTCCTCTAAAAATGTACTTCAAAGAAGGCCGCGCTAAGGTAGAATTAGGCTTGTGTAAAAGTAAAAAGACCATTGATAAAAGGGAAACGATCAAACGAAGGGAAAGCGACAGGCAAATAAGAAGGGAAATGAAAAAAAGGTAG
- a CDS encoding addiction module antidote protein, HigA family, whose product MAKRKPTTAGEILQEEYLSPLGLTQKEFADHIGTDVKVINRLVNGRTSITAPLALKLAAALNTSPEFWLNAQKAVDIFEASKSIGKLPRALIFKGHLAHA is encoded by the coding sequence ATGGCAAAACGAAAACCCACAACTGCTGGTGAGATCTTACAGGAAGAGTATTTATCTCCCCTGGGACTCACACAAAAAGAATTTGCGGATCATATCGGCACTGATGTGAAGGTCATCAACCGCCTGGTCAATGGCCGTACTAGCATCACTGCCCCGCTTGCTTTAAAATTAGCTGCCGCCCTCAACACTTCCCCTGAATTCTGGCTCAACGCCCAAAAGGCGGTGGATATCTTTGAAGCTTCAAAAAGTATCGGCAAATTACCTCGAGCCCTGATATTCAAAGGACATTTAGCACATGCCTAA